In Streptomyces nodosus, one DNA window encodes the following:
- a CDS encoding DUF2530 domain-containing protein, producing MAKWTPRHEAPEPLEGPVVATITGGTILWFVLFLAQLPFYGWFADHGHTWWLWTCLAGGGLGCLGIWYVRKRDAAIKRAAATTER from the coding sequence ATGGCGAAGTGGACCCCCAGGCACGAGGCGCCGGAGCCCCTAGAGGGCCCCGTGGTCGCCACCATCACCGGCGGCACGATCCTCTGGTTCGTCCTGTTCCTGGCCCAGCTGCCCTTCTACGGCTGGTTCGCCGACCACGGGCACACCTGGTGGCTGTGGACCTGCCTGGCCGGCGGCGGCCTGGGCTGCCTCGGCATCTGGTACGTCCGCAAGCGCGACGCGGCCATCAAGCGGGCCGCCGCCACCACCGAGCGATAG
- a CDS encoding cation-translocating P-type ATPase yields the protein MTHIDAGAELDPVHPAPLPERTRGLSAAEVAERVARGQVNDVPARSSRSLGEIVRANVFTRFNAIIGVLWLIMLFVAPFQDSLFGYVIIANTGIGIIQEWRAKKTLDSLAVIGEARPMVRRDGVVGEIGTSEIVLDDVIEVGPGDKVVVDGVCVEADGLEVDESLLTGEADPVLKQAGDAVMSGSFVVAGGGAFRAAKVGREAYAAQLAEEATRFTLVHSELRTGISQILKYVTWMMVPTAVGLALSQLVAQQYDFKDSLARAVGGIVPMVPEGLVLLTSVAFAIGVIRLGRKQVLVQELPAIEGLARVDIVCLDKTGTLTEGGMDVTELRPLQGADETYIRKVLGALGESDPRPNASLQAIIDAYPDSEDWRCTEALPFSSARKYSGASFSEGDGESSTWLLGAPDVLLDPHDPALAETERLNEQGLRVLLLARASRELDDSRVKDGARPTALVVLEQRLRPDAAETLRYFAEQNVHAKVISGDNAVSVGAVAGKLGISGHVLDARRLPATQDEMAKSLDKGTVFGRVTPRQKRDMVGALQSSGHTVAMTGDGVNDVLALKDADIGVSMGSGSEATRAVAQIVLLDNSFATLPSVVGEGRRVIGNITRVATLFLVKTVYSVLLAVLVVCSQVEYPFLPRHLTLLSTLTIGVPAFFLALAPNKERARPHFVRRVMRYAIPGGAVAAVATFVTYLIARHTYTGPDALDAETSAATLTLFLISMWVLAIVARPYTWWRITLVAAMAVAFLCVLAVPALQHFFALKLVGLMVPWIAVGVAAVSALALEFLWKWIDRRFPA from the coding sequence ATGACGCATATCGACGCGGGCGCCGAACTCGATCCCGTGCATCCCGCGCCCTTGCCCGAGCGGACCCGGGGTCTGTCCGCAGCCGAGGTGGCCGAGCGGGTGGCCCGCGGTCAGGTCAACGACGTTCCGGCCCGCAGCAGCCGGTCCCTGGGCGAGATCGTCCGTGCGAACGTCTTCACCCGCTTCAACGCGATCATCGGCGTGCTCTGGCTGATCATGCTGTTCGTGGCGCCGTTCCAGGACAGCCTCTTCGGATATGTGATCATCGCCAACACCGGCATCGGCATCATCCAGGAGTGGCGCGCCAAGAAGACCCTGGACTCGCTCGCGGTGATCGGCGAGGCGAGACCCATGGTGCGCAGGGACGGCGTGGTCGGCGAGATCGGCACCTCGGAGATCGTGCTGGACGACGTCATCGAGGTCGGACCGGGGGACAAGGTCGTGGTCGACGGCGTCTGCGTCGAGGCCGACGGGCTCGAGGTGGACGAGTCGCTGCTCACCGGCGAGGCCGATCCCGTCCTCAAACAGGCCGGTGACGCCGTGATGTCCGGCAGCTTCGTCGTCGCGGGAGGCGGCGCCTTCAGGGCGGCCAAGGTGGGACGTGAGGCCTACGCCGCCCAGCTCGCGGAGGAGGCGACCCGCTTCACCCTGGTCCACTCCGAGCTGCGCACCGGTATCTCCCAGATCCTCAAATATGTGACCTGGATGATGGTGCCGACCGCGGTGGGCCTCGCCCTCAGCCAGCTCGTGGCCCAGCAGTACGACTTCAAGGACTCCCTGGCCCGAGCGGTCGGCGGCATCGTGCCCATGGTCCCCGAGGGGCTCGTCCTGCTGACCTCGGTGGCCTTCGCCATCGGGGTGATCCGGCTGGGGCGCAAGCAGGTCCTGGTCCAGGAGCTGCCCGCGATCGAGGGGCTCGCCCGCGTCGACATCGTCTGTCTGGACAAGACGGGCACGCTCACCGAGGGCGGCATGGACGTCACGGAACTGCGGCCGCTCCAGGGCGCCGACGAGACCTACATCCGCAAGGTCCTCGGCGCCCTCGGCGAGTCGGACCCGCGTCCCAACGCCTCCCTCCAGGCGATCATCGACGCCTATCCGGACAGCGAGGACTGGCGCTGCACCGAGGCACTGCCCTTTTCCTCCGCCCGCAAGTACAGCGGCGCCTCCTTCAGCGAGGGCGACGGCGAGTCCAGCACCTGGCTGCTCGGCGCCCCGGACGTCCTGCTCGACCCCCACGACCCGGCCCTGGCCGAGACCGAACGGCTCAATGAGCAGGGGCTGCGCGTGCTGCTGCTGGCCCGCGCGTCACGGGAGCTGGACGACAGCCGGGTCAAGGACGGCGCCCGGCCCACCGCCCTGGTGGTCCTGGAGCAGCGGCTGCGCCCGGACGCCGCCGAGACCCTGCGCTACTTCGCCGAACAGAACGTCCACGCCAAGGTGATCTCCGGCGACAACGCGGTGTCCGTGGGGGCGGTGGCCGGAAAGCTGGGCATCTCCGGGCACGTCCTGGACGCCCGCCGGCTGCCCGCCACCCAGGACGAGATGGCGAAGTCGCTGGACAAGGGCACCGTGTTCGGGCGCGTCACCCCGCGCCAGAAGCGGGACATGGTGGGTGCCCTCCAGTCGAGCGGGCACACGGTGGCGATGACCGGCGACGGGGTGAACGACGTACTGGCGCTCAAGGACGCGGACATCGGCGTCTCGATGGGGTCGGGCTCCGAGGCGACCCGGGCCGTGGCGCAGATCGTGCTGCTCGACAACAGCTTCGCGACGCTGCCCTCGGTGGTCGGCGAGGGCCGGCGGGTGATCGGGAACATCACCCGGGTCGCCACCCTCTTCCTGGTGAAGACGGTCTACTCGGTGCTGCTGGCGGTGCTGGTGGTGTGCTCGCAGGTGGAGTACCCGTTCCTGCCCCGGCATCTGACGCTGCTGTCGACCCTGACGATCGGGGTCCCGGCCTTCTTCCTGGCGCTCGCCCCCAACAAGGAGCGGGCGCGACCGCACTTCGTACGGCGGGTGATGCGGTACGCGATCCCGGGCGGGGCCGTGGCGGCGGTCGCCACCTTCGTGACCTATCTGATCGCCCGCCACACCTACACGGGCCCGGACGCGCTGGACGCGGAGACCAGCGCGGCGACCCTCACGCTGTTCCTGATCTCCATGTGGGTGCTGGCGATCGTCGCCCGCCCCTACACCTGGTGGCGGATCACCCTGGTGGCGGCGATGGCGGTGGCGTTCCTGTGCGTCCTGGCGGTCCCCGCGCTCCAGCACTTCTTCGCGCTGAAGCTGGTCGGGCTCATGGTCCCGTGGATCGCCGTGGGCGTCGCGGCGGTGTCGGCGCTGGCCCTGGAGTTCCTGTGGAAGTGGATCGACCGCCGCTTCCCGGCCTGA
- a CDS encoding MarR family winged helix-turn-helix transcriptional regulator → MVDLIHGDDAAAVNALRSAVMRLSRRLKHQRVDESLSPTEMSVLGTLARCGSATPGELARKEHVQPPSMTRIVTLLEGKGLVKLEPHPDDRRQKVVTGTERAAAMLEESRRKRNAFLAGLVEGLDEDEWAKLREAAPVLEKLAHL, encoded by the coding sequence ATGGTTGACCTGATCCATGGCGACGACGCTGCCGCCGTGAACGCTCTCCGTTCCGCTGTGATGCGGCTCTCGCGCCGGCTCAAGCACCAGCGGGTCGACGAGTCGCTGAGCCCGACCGAGATGTCGGTGCTCGGCACCCTGGCCCGCTGCGGCTCCGCCACGCCGGGCGAGCTGGCCCGCAAGGAGCATGTCCAGCCGCCCTCGATGACCCGCATCGTGACGCTGCTGGAGGGCAAGGGCCTGGTCAAGCTGGAGCCACACCCCGATGACCGGCGTCAGAAGGTGGTCACAGGGACCGAGCGGGCCGCGGCGATGCTCGAGGAGAGCCGTCGCAAGCGGAACGCGTTCCTGGCCGGACTGGTCGAGGGCCTGGACGAGGACGAGTGGGCCAAGCTCCGCGAAGCAGCCCCGGTTCTGGAGAAGCTCGCGCACCTCTGA
- a CDS encoding ribbon-helix-helix protein, CopG family: MAMATSVLSVRLDGELLERLRQHAAKRGMSVQDYVVRTLIRDDFDERFKTAVEETERFYL, encoded by the coding sequence ATGGCCATGGCGACCAGTGTGCTCAGCGTGCGGCTGGACGGAGAGCTGCTCGAACGGCTCCGGCAGCACGCCGCGAAAAGAGGAATGAGCGTCCAGGACTATGTCGTCCGGACGCTCATTCGGGATGACTTCGACGAACGGTTCAAGACCGCCGTCGAGGAGACGGAGCGCTTCTACCTCTGA
- a CDS encoding DUF5707 domain-containing protein, producing MRIRASVALVTGALALTALAAPTAQAADPSAGLAAKVTSFASVSPKDDSTGDTKISNVVVNGGKAVVLGSTTKKSFTLTFTASDDSGIDWAFALLWHGSTFEKSDNGALPDEGDKAKCTVVDSTTVSCKETFTVDAKYDLLNTNAGAWKVWVVAQAKDTDYVQKDNAKSFSLQRASKLTADATPEPVKKGKTLTVKGRLTRANWDTNKDAGYSGQSVKLQFRKKGSSAYTTVKTVKTDSKGNLKTTVKASVDGYYRYSFAGTSTTPAVNAAGDFVQVKK from the coding sequence ATGCGCATTCGTGCCTCCGTCGCCCTGGTGACCGGCGCCCTGGCCCTCACCGCCCTGGCCGCGCCGACCGCACAGGCCGCGGACCCCTCCGCGGGCCTCGCCGCGAAGGTCACGTCCTTCGCCTCCGTCTCGCCGAAGGACGACAGCACGGGCGACACCAAGATCTCCAATGTCGTCGTCAACGGCGGCAAGGCGGTGGTCCTCGGTTCCACCACCAAGAAGAGCTTCACGCTCACCTTCACCGCGTCCGACGACTCCGGCATCGACTGGGCGTTCGCGCTGCTGTGGCACGGTTCGACCTTCGAGAAGTCCGACAACGGCGCCCTCCCCGACGAGGGGGACAAGGCCAAGTGCACCGTGGTCGACAGCACGACGGTGAGCTGCAAGGAGACCTTCACGGTCGACGCCAAGTACGACCTGCTCAACACGAACGCGGGTGCCTGGAAGGTGTGGGTGGTCGCGCAGGCCAAGGACACCGACTACGTGCAGAAGGACAACGCCAAGAGCTTCTCCCTCCAGCGCGCCTCCAAGCTGACCGCCGACGCCACGCCGGAGCCGGTGAAGAAGGGCAAGACCCTCACCGTCAAGGGCAGGCTGACCCGCGCGAACTGGGACACCAACAAGGACGCGGGCTACAGCGGCCAGTCGGTGAAGCTGCAGTTCCGTAAGAAGGGCAGCTCCGCCTACACCACGGTCAAGACCGTCAAGACGGACAGCAAGGGCAATCTGAAGACGACCGTCAAGGCGTCCGTGGACGGCTACTACCGCTACTCCTTCGCGGGCACCTCGACCACGCCCGCGGTCAACGCGGCGGGTGACTTCGTCCAGGTGAAGAAGTAG
- a CDS encoding RNA-guided endonuclease InsQ/TnpB family protein, whose translation MSHGTLVKRQCGHRARLALSPAEALRTDGQAHAARTMWNLLHAWWQMMPKEKRTLAHADAAVRQARKDIDFLAVLPAQAAQAVLKTYFQAWKNCWDGRAGAPNFKGRFRTVMSVDVPQGRDLNIVRVHRRWGMVNIPKVGRLRFRWTKDLPVGKHANAENRITGARLVKDALGWHIAFRVQSVEVKPEPHQGPEVGIDVGVTVPIALSDGERYEHAEWLTEKEKARLVHLERRAARRKQHRKPGERTSRRLHRTYDQIAGLRAKAKRRALDWQHRTTTAIARTYGTVVVEALTITNMVKSARGTIEEPGKNVAQKSGLNRSISREAWGRTVTMLTYKTARLGGTLHKVPAPGTSQRCSACGFTAPGNRESQAVFVCKNPDCGWSGNADHNAARNVLHLYRMGLALVPAAGRAVVRRAKHVKPVAAR comes from the coding sequence GTGAGTCACGGTACCTTGGTCAAGCGGCAGTGCGGGCATCGTGCCCGGCTTGCGCTGTCGCCTGCCGAGGCGTTGAGGACTGATGGCCAGGCGCACGCGGCCCGCACCATGTGGAACCTGCTGCACGCCTGGTGGCAGATGATGCCGAAGGAAAAGCGGACTCTCGCACACGCGGATGCCGCCGTACGGCAGGCCCGCAAGGACATCGACTTCCTTGCCGTCCTTCCCGCGCAGGCCGCGCAAGCAGTCCTGAAGACGTACTTCCAGGCGTGGAAGAACTGCTGGGACGGCCGCGCCGGCGCCCCGAACTTCAAGGGCCGCTTCCGTACGGTGATGTCCGTGGATGTTCCTCAGGGCCGGGACCTGAACATCGTGCGCGTGCACCGCCGCTGGGGCATGGTCAACATTCCCAAGGTGGGCCGGCTCCGGTTCCGGTGGACCAAGGACCTGCCCGTGGGCAAGCATGCCAACGCGGAGAATCGGATCACCGGGGCACGGCTGGTCAAGGACGCGCTCGGCTGGCACATCGCCTTCCGTGTCCAGAGCGTCGAGGTCAAGCCCGAGCCCCACCAGGGGCCGGAGGTCGGCATCGACGTGGGCGTCACCGTGCCCATCGCCCTCTCGGACGGCGAGAGGTACGAGCACGCCGAATGGCTGACGGAGAAGGAGAAGGCCAGGCTTGTGCACCTGGAGCGGCGCGCCGCCCGGCGCAAGCAGCACCGCAAGCCCGGTGAGCGCACCAGCCGCCGGCTGCACCGCACCTACGACCAGATCGCAGGACTCCGCGCGAAAGCCAAGCGCAGGGCCCTGGACTGGCAGCACCGAACGACCACCGCCATCGCCCGCACATACGGCACCGTCGTGGTCGAAGCACTCACCATCACGAACATGGTCAAGTCGGCCAGGGGAACCATCGAGGAGCCAGGGAAGAACGTTGCCCAGAAGTCCGGGCTGAACCGCTCCATCAGCAGGGAGGCATGGGGCCGCACGGTCACCATGCTGACGTACAAGACCGCCCGGCTCGGCGGCACCCTGCATAAGGTCCCCGCCCCGGGCACCTCCCAACGCTGCTCAGCCTGCGGCTTCACCGCGCCCGGCAACCGGGAGAGCCAGGCCGTGTTCGTGTGCAAGAACCCAGACTGCGGCTGGTCGGGCAATGCCGATCACAACGCAGCCCGGAACGTCTTGCACCTGTACCGGATGGGCCTCGCGCTCGTCCCGGCTGCCGGGAGGGCAGTCGTCAGGCGTGCGAAGCACGTCAAGCCCGTTGCCGCAAGGTAA
- a CDS encoding NCS2 family permease, with product MLSLAPAKVPEPQEPATRPPSGAIDRFFKISERGSTLVREVRGGFATFFAMAYIIVLNPIILGSVHDVDKHYLNHGQLVTATIVTAAFTTLLMGVIGNVPIALAAGLGVNTVVALQLAPRMTWPDAMGMVVLAGFVVMLLVATGLRERVMNAVPLGLRKGISIGIGLFIMLIGLVDSGFVSRIPDKANTTVPLQLGIDGHLTGWPVLIFVLGVLLTFALIVRKVPGAILISIVGMTVLALVVNAVAKIPSWGLTVPKWPGNPVATPDFGLLGKVSLFGGFGKVGVLTGILFVFTVLLSCFFDAMGTIMGIGDEAKLTDAEGNMPGINKVLFVDGIAVAAGGAGSSSATTCFVESTAGVGEGARTGFANIVTGGLFVVALFLTPVATMVPSQAATPALIAVGFLILSNSIKEIDWTDYTIAIPAFVTMLAMPFTYSITNGIGMGFITFVVLRLAAGRGREVPVPMYAVAAVFTFYYLMPALGLT from the coding sequence ATGCTCTCCCTGGCACCCGCCAAGGTCCCCGAACCGCAGGAGCCGGCCACCCGGCCCCCGTCCGGCGCCATCGACCGCTTCTTCAAGATCTCCGAGCGGGGCAGCACGCTCGTACGGGAGGTGCGCGGCGGTTTCGCCACCTTCTTCGCGATGGCGTACATCATCGTGCTGAACCCGATCATCCTCGGCAGCGTGCACGATGTGGACAAGCACTATCTGAACCACGGCCAGCTGGTCACCGCGACCATCGTGACCGCCGCCTTCACCACGCTGCTCATGGGTGTCATCGGCAATGTCCCGATCGCCCTCGCGGCCGGCCTCGGGGTGAACACGGTCGTCGCGCTCCAGCTCGCCCCGCGTATGACATGGCCCGATGCGATGGGAATGGTCGTCCTGGCCGGTTTCGTGGTGATGCTGCTGGTCGCCACGGGTCTGCGCGAGCGGGTGATGAACGCCGTGCCGCTCGGACTGCGCAAGGGCATCTCGATCGGTATCGGTCTGTTCATCATGCTGATCGGGCTGGTCGACTCCGGGTTCGTCAGCCGCATCCCCGACAAGGCGAACACCACGGTTCCGCTCCAGCTCGGCATCGACGGTCACCTCACCGGCTGGCCGGTCCTGATCTTCGTCCTCGGTGTGCTGCTCACCTTCGCGCTGATCGTCCGCAAGGTGCCGGGTGCGATTCTGATCTCGATCGTCGGGATGACGGTTCTGGCGCTGGTCGTCAACGCGGTCGCCAAGATCCCCTCCTGGGGCCTGACCGTCCCGAAGTGGCCCGGCAACCCGGTCGCCACGCCCGACTTCGGCCTGCTCGGCAAGGTCAGCCTGTTCGGCGGCTTCGGCAAGGTGGGCGTGCTGACCGGGATCCTCTTCGTCTTCACGGTCCTGCTGTCGTGCTTCTTCGACGCGATGGGCACGATCATGGGCATCGGCGACGAGGCCAAGCTGACCGACGCCGAGGGCAATATGCCGGGCATCAACAAGGTGCTCTTCGTCGACGGCATCGCGGTCGCGGCGGGCGGCGCCGGCTCCTCCTCGGCCACCACCTGCTTCGTGGAGTCCACCGCGGGTGTCGGGGAGGGCGCGCGCACGGGCTTCGCCAACATCGTCACCGGCGGCCTTTTCGTGGTGGCTCTCTTCCTGACCCCGGTCGCCACGATGGTCCCGTCCCAGGCGGCCACCCCGGCGCTGATCGCGGTCGGCTTCCTGATCCTGTCCAACTCGATCAAGGAGATCGACTGGACGGACTACACGATCGCCATCCCGGCCTTCGTCACGATGCTGGCGATGCCGTTCACCTACTCGATCACCAATGGCATCGGCATGGGCTTCATCACCTTCGTGGTGCTGCGCCTGGCGGCGGGCCGCGGCCGCGAGGTACCGGTCCCGATGTACGCGGTGGCGGCGGTCTTCACCTTCTACTACCTGATGCCGGCGCTGGGGCTGACCTGA
- a CDS encoding sacsin N-terminal ATP-binding-like domain-containing protein — MSKFVRPAAEGADPFGTARLRRGVLDAWATSAARFREDANAEEDLVLGGYRDRLVVELAQNAADAAARAGAPGRLRLTLRDGVLVAANTGAPLDEAGVESLSTLRASAKRDTQDSAVGRFGVGFAAVLAVSDEPAVVGRHGGVRWSLAEARELAGETARHSPGLGDEIRRRDGHVPLLRLPLAAEGTAPDPYDTVVILPLRDAAAADLAERLLTAVDDALLLALPGLEEVVVEIGDAAPRTLRRRTDGADIVVEDSSEGKGTTRWRTVSRHGALTPELLADRPVEERLRPYWSLTWAVPVNADGTPAGPRTAPVVHAPTPSDEALGVPALLIGSFPLDTTRRHAAPGPLTDFLVARAADAYAELLADWRPVTAGIIDLVPGPLGRGELDGALRRAILDRLPRTAFLPPAHDAGEDSELPEALRPRDAEVVEGAGAETVRVLAEVLPSLLPAGLERRAELRTLGVARVPLTEAVDRLAGLEKEPEWWWRLYDSLAGVEPDRLSGLPVPLAGEPSQGFGSGGARTTIGPRQVLLPTFDGPPVAPDALTRLGLKIAHPDGAHPLLEKLGALPATPRAVLTTPQVRAAVAASLDDEGSGWDQDGLDAEELMDTVLALVREAGLEPGDEPWLGALALPDEDGELAPAGELVLPGSPFASVMREGELAFVDEEVAERWGRQPLAACGVLADFALVRATDVVLDPDELEPRESDFAEPDDVGLLDAVDVWCEDVLDRLRLSPAPRDGDEEGWWPGGGRTSVPPVATEIVAVRDLDLVDDDRWAQALALLSRPPLRDALTQPVRILLPDGTHETVRPYTAWWLRGHPVLGGRRPAGLRAAGGDPLLHGLYDEADATGFDDEQVLRALGVRTSVAALLEEPGGAAELLDRLADPERPVSPARLHALYGALAGLDPEQVTLPDELRAVVDGRVRVVDAADAVVVDSPDLMPFTEGVPLLPVRPARAADLAELLQVRRLSESVTGEVTSEGVEHAVPESVRTLLGPSTPASYLEHEELVVDGVEIDWRLASGGVLHAATLEGVAAGLSWAAGQWPRRFEVAALLEDPSRTEELARDRWFD, encoded by the coding sequence GTGAGCAAGTTCGTGCGGCCTGCGGCCGAGGGCGCGGACCCGTTCGGCACGGCCCGCCTGCGGCGCGGGGTGCTGGACGCCTGGGCCACCAGCGCGGCCCGGTTTCGCGAGGACGCCAACGCCGAGGAGGACCTGGTCCTCGGCGGGTACCGCGACCGCCTGGTCGTCGAGCTCGCGCAGAACGCCGCCGACGCGGCGGCCCGGGCCGGGGCCCCCGGCAGGCTGCGGCTCACCCTCCGCGACGGTGTGCTCGTCGCCGCCAACACCGGCGCCCCCCTCGACGAGGCAGGCGTCGAGTCGCTGTCCACCCTGCGGGCCTCCGCCAAGCGCGACACCCAGGACTCCGCCGTCGGCCGCTTCGGCGTCGGCTTCGCCGCTGTCCTCGCCGTCAGTGACGAGCCCGCGGTCGTCGGACGGCACGGCGGTGTCCGCTGGTCCCTGGCCGAGGCCCGCGAACTGGCCGGCGAGACCGCCCGGCACAGCCCCGGCCTGGGTGACGAGATCCGCCGCCGCGACGGGCACGTTCCGCTGCTGCGGCTGCCGCTCGCCGCCGAGGGCACCGCCCCCGACCCGTACGACACCGTGGTCATCCTCCCGCTGCGCGACGCGGCCGCCGCCGACCTCGCGGAACGGCTCCTGACGGCCGTCGACGACGCGCTGCTGCTCGCCCTGCCGGGCCTCGAGGAGGTCGTCGTCGAGATCGGGGACGCGGCCCCGCGCACCCTGCGCCGCCGCACCGACGGCGCCGACATCGTGGTCGAGGACTCCAGCGAGGGCAAGGGCACCACCCGGTGGCGTACGGTCTCCCGGCACGGCGCCCTCACCCCCGAGCTGCTCGCCGACCGTCCGGTCGAGGAGCGGCTGCGCCCGTACTGGTCCCTCACCTGGGCCGTGCCCGTGAACGCCGACGGCACCCCCGCCGGGCCCCGTACCGCACCGGTCGTGCACGCCCCCACCCCCAGCGACGAGGCGCTCGGCGTGCCCGCGCTGCTGATCGGCTCGTTCCCGCTGGACACCACCCGCCGCCATGCCGCCCCGGGCCCGCTGACCGACTTCCTGGTGGCGCGCGCGGCCGACGCCTACGCCGAACTCCTCGCCGACTGGCGGCCGGTGACCGCCGGCATCATCGACCTGGTCCCGGGCCCGCTGGGCCGGGGCGAGCTGGACGGCGCCCTGCGCCGGGCGATCCTGGACCGGCTGCCGCGCACCGCCTTCCTGCCGCCCGCCCATGACGCCGGCGAGGACTCCGAGCTGCCCGAGGCGCTGCGCCCGAGGGACGCCGAGGTCGTCGAGGGCGCCGGCGCCGAGACCGTACGGGTCCTCGCCGAGGTGCTGCCCAGCCTGCTGCCCGCCGGCCTGGAGCGCCGGGCGGAGCTGCGGACGCTGGGGGTCGCCCGGGTACCGCTGACGGAGGCGGTCGACCGGCTCGCGGGCCTGGAGAAGGAGCCCGAGTGGTGGTGGCGGCTGTACGACAGCCTGGCCGGGGTCGAACCGGACCGGCTGTCCGGACTGCCCGTGCCGCTCGCCGGGGAGCCCTCCCAGGGGTTCGGCTCCGGGGGCGCGCGGACCACCATCGGGCCCCGGCAGGTGCTGCTGCCGACCTTCGACGGACCCCCGGTCGCCCCCGACGCCCTGACCCGGCTGGGCCTGAAGATCGCCCACCCGGACGGCGCCCACCCCCTGCTGGAGAAGCTCGGCGCCCTGCCGGCCACCCCGCGCGCCGTGCTCACCACCCCGCAGGTGCGGGCCGCCGTCGCCGCCTCCCTCGACGACGAGGGCTCCGGCTGGGACCAGGACGGCCTGGACGCCGAGGAACTGATGGACACCGTGCTCGCCCTGGTCCGCGAGGCGGGGCTGGAACCCGGTGACGAGCCCTGGCTCGGCGCCCTCGCCCTGCCCGACGAGGACGGCGAACTCGCCCCGGCCGGGGAACTGGTCCTGCCGGGCAGCCCCTTCGCGAGCGTCATGCGCGAGGGAGAACTCGCCTTCGTGGACGAGGAGGTGGCCGAGCGCTGGGGCCGGCAGCCGCTGGCCGCCTGCGGGGTGCTGGCCGACTTCGCCCTGGTCCGCGCCACCGATGTGGTCCTCGACCCGGACGAACTGGAGCCCCGCGAGTCGGACTTCGCCGAACCCGACGACGTCGGGCTGCTGGACGCCGTGGACGTGTGGTGCGAGGACGTCCTCGACCGGCTGCGGCTGTCCCCGGCACCGCGCGACGGTGACGAGGAGGGATGGTGGCCGGGCGGCGGGCGCACGTCCGTACCGCCGGTGGCCACCGAGATCGTCGCCGTGCGCGACCTCGATCTGGTCGACGACGACCGCTGGGCGCAGGCGCTCGCCCTGCTCTCCCGGCCCCCGCTGCGGGACGCGCTCACCCAGCCGGTGCGGATCCTGCTGCCGGACGGCACCCATGAGACCGTACGGCCGTACACGGCCTGGTGGCTGCGCGGTCATCCGGTGCTCGGCGGGCGGCGGCCCGCAGGACTGCGCGCCGCGGGCGGCGACCCGCTGCTGCACGGCCTGTACGACGAGGCCGACGCGACCGGCTTCGACGACGAGCAGGTGCTGCGCGCCCTCGGTGTACGGACGTCCGTGGCCGCCCTGCTGGAGGAGCCCGGCGGCGCCGCCGAGCTGCTCGACCGCCTCGCCGACCCGGAGCGGCCGGTGTCCCCGGCCCGGCTGCACGCCCTGTACGGGGCGCTGGCCGGGCTCGACCCGGAGCAGGTGACCCTGCCGGACGAGCTCCGCGCGGTCGTCGACGGCCGGGTGCGCGTGGTGGACGCCGCCGATGCCGTGGTCGTCGACTCACCCGATCTGATGCCCTTCACCGAGGGTGTACCGCTGCTGCCGGTACGCCCGGCGCGGGCCGCCGATCTCGCCGAGCTGTTGCAGGTGCGGAGGCTGAGCGAGTCGGTGACCGGTGAGGTGACCTCCGAGGGCGTCGAGCACGCCGTACCGGAGTCCGTACGGACCCTGCTCGGTCCGTCCACCCCGGCCTCGTACCTCGAACACGAGGAACTCGTCGTCGACGGTGTGGAGATCGACTGGCGTCTGGCCTCCGGAGGCGTGCTGCACGCCGCCACCCTGGAGGGCGTCGCCGCGGGGCTCTCCTGGGCCGCGGGCCAGTGGCCGCGCCGTTTCGAGGTCGCGGCCCTGCTGGAGGACCCCTCCCGCACCGAGGAACTGGCCCGGGACCGCTGGTTCGACTGA